One Sediminibacillus dalangtanensis genomic region harbors:
- a CDS encoding carbohydrate ABC transporter permease, with the protein MELKNKFERAVVLFILFAGGLLVSLPFIWMILSSFKNDREVLSIPPTLFPENPTFQHYIELFQNLNFGVYLINTLIIVLFSMFGLLLNTMAGYGFGKFNFRFKEGWFMIVLITMMIPGQVTMIPTYLILNEMGLTNTMAGIILPGLIAAFNIFLIRQFMVTVPDDLIEAARLDGAGEFYIFFKLIIPLAKPILAVQVILTFIASWNSFLWPLIVANDESLYTLSVGLALLQDENVTNYGLQMAGSAFMVVPIVVIFMIFQKYIVEGFNVSGIK; encoded by the coding sequence ATGGAATTAAAAAATAAATTTGAGAGAGCAGTTGTGCTTTTTATCCTGTTCGCAGGTGGTTTACTCGTTTCTTTGCCGTTTATCTGGATGATTCTCAGTTCTTTTAAAAACGACAGAGAGGTATTGAGCATCCCGCCGACACTGTTTCCGGAAAATCCGACCTTCCAGCATTACATCGAGTTATTCCAAAATCTTAACTTTGGTGTTTACTTGATCAATACATTAATCATTGTGCTTTTCTCCATGTTTGGGTTGTTACTGAATACGATGGCCGGTTATGGATTCGGTAAATTTAATTTCCGTTTCAAAGAAGGCTGGTTCATGATTGTCTTAATCACGATGATGATCCCAGGCCAGGTCACCATGATTCCGACCTATCTGATTTTAAATGAAATGGGGCTGACCAATACCATGGCAGGAATTATTCTGCCAGGTTTGATTGCTGCCTTTAATATATTTTTAATCCGTCAGTTCATGGTGACGGTCCCGGATGACTTGATTGAAGCTGCCCGGTTGGACGGTGCCGGTGAATTTTATATTTTCTTCAAGCTGATCATCCCGCTTGCCAAGCCGATATTGGCTGTTCAGGTTATCCTTACCTTTATCGCTTCCTGGAACAGTTTCTTGTGGCCGTTAATCGTGGCGAACGATGAATCACTATATACACTATCTGTCGGGTTGGCGCTGTTGCAGGACGAAAATGTAACAAATTATGGGTTGCAAATGGCCGGGTCTGCCTTTATGGTTGTACCGATTGTCGTGATATTCATGATCTTCCAGAAATATATTGTGGAAGGCTTCAATGTATCTGGAATTAAGTAA
- a CDS encoding class D sortase has protein sequence MRYWFGITLFAIGMLMAGWHGYRWWEESTAVIVDRTEARSVSLHWEDTTIQEPMPHKTTSEDQSRVSAAQTFTTGEKIAELTIPKLDRIYPVFWGTDKETLQQGIGMYDSPSMAQPDQLGHTGLAGHRDTVFVGLDTLQPGDRIYLDFQDQTYEYQIRKTWITDANDRSVLTEKQAPTLTLTTCYPFNFIGSAPDRFIIQADLIGKQTLEGSAT, from the coding sequence ATGAGATATTGGTTCGGAATAACGCTGTTTGCCATCGGTATGTTGATGGCTGGCTGGCACGGCTATAGGTGGTGGGAAGAATCAACAGCAGTCATAGTTGATCGAACGGAAGCCAGATCTGTCTCCCTGCATTGGGAGGATACAACCATCCAAGAACCGATGCCGCATAAAACGACTTCTGAAGACCAAAGCAGGGTAAGCGCAGCGCAAACCTTCACGACAGGAGAAAAAATCGCGGAACTGACCATCCCTAAGCTGGACAGGATTTATCCAGTTTTTTGGGGAACGGACAAGGAGACGCTCCAACAAGGGATCGGTATGTATGATTCCCCTTCCATGGCTCAGCCCGATCAACTCGGCCATACCGGTTTGGCCGGTCATCGGGATACCGTTTTTGTCGGATTGGATACCTTGCAGCCAGGAGACAGAATCTATCTTGATTTTCAAGACCAAACCTATGAATACCAGATACGCAAAACCTGGATTACCGACGCGAATGACCGCTCCGTCCTAACGGAGAAACAAGCACCGACTTTGACGCTGACGACCTGCTATCCATTTAATTTTATCGGATCAGCTCCGGATCGATTTATCATCCAGGCGGATTTGATAGGAAAACAAACTTTAGAAGGATCAGCAACATAA
- a CDS encoding LacI family DNA-binding transcriptional regulator yields the protein MATIKDVAKLAGVAISTASYALNNSAKISAATRKKVEEAARSLNYQKNGFASDLKRTQTKTIVLILSDLSGPYYSELIKGVQEVTSANGYDLIACSSIGGQQSTAVKFLKEKRADGVVVLAHNITDEVILDSARPDFPIVVLDRNLQHDHVIQVEVDNTEGARMATNYLLDRGMKEIAYISGPNNSHDNERRLSGYREALEKRHVPFSSRLKISGDFTRDSGYFSTKMLIAQQHLPEAVFFANDEMAIGGLQAFAEKGIRVPDDISVIGFDDIQLSEYVSPPLTTIRQPKYEAGALAVHLIFQVLAGEKVEDHYNLSTELIERSSVKNHSYSR from the coding sequence ATGGCGACGATTAAAGATGTAGCAAAACTTGCAGGTGTGGCGATTTCGACTGCTTCCTATGCATTAAACAACAGTGCGAAAATAAGTGCCGCCACAAGAAAAAAAGTCGAGGAAGCTGCCCGTTCATTGAACTATCAGAAAAACGGGTTTGCTTCTGATTTAAAAAGAACCCAAACGAAAACGATTGTGCTGATCCTAAGTGATCTGTCCGGACCTTATTATTCGGAATTGATTAAAGGGGTCCAGGAAGTAACTTCGGCAAATGGGTACGATTTGATCGCTTGCAGTTCCATCGGTGGCCAGCAGTCAACGGCGGTCAAATTTTTAAAAGAAAAACGGGCGGACGGTGTGGTTGTGCTGGCACACAATATTACCGATGAAGTGATTTTGGATTCCGCACGGCCTGATTTTCCGATTGTGGTACTGGACCGCAATCTTCAGCATGACCATGTGATTCAAGTGGAGGTTGATAATACGGAGGGGGCACGTATGGCGACCAATTATCTGCTTGATAGGGGGATGAAAGAAATTGCCTATATCAGCGGGCCGAATAATTCACATGATAATGAGCGGAGACTTTCCGGCTATCGAGAGGCGTTGGAAAAACGGCATGTTCCTTTTTCCTCCCGTTTGAAAATTTCCGGTGACTTCACGAGGGATAGTGGGTATTTTTCCACAAAAATGCTGATTGCCCAGCAGCATTTACCGGAAGCTGTCTTTTTTGCCAACGATGAAATGGCTATTGGCGGGCTGCAGGCTTTTGCTGAAAAAGGAATCCGCGTTCCGGATGATATTTCGGTAATCGGTTTTGACGATATCCAGCTTTCCGAGTATGTTTCGCCGCCGCTTACGACCATCCGGCAGCCTAAATATGAGGCTGGTGCATTGGCGGTTCACTTGATTTTTCAAGTACTAGCTGGCGAAAAAGTGGAGGACCATTATAATTTGTCCACAGAATTGATTGAACGAAGCTCTGTCAAAAACCATTCCTATTCCAGGTGA
- a CDS encoding alkaline phosphatase, whose amino-acid sequence MKKRNRTKKWVVASVLAAFAYGTTMTPTYNVSAEANKETEVKNVIFMIGDGMGPAYQTAYRYFKDDPDTQQMEDTFFDPYLTGMQTTYSADAYFDGGEEDEKENIPDSAATATAMSSGVKTYNGAIAVDLEKHDTKTVLEAAKQHGKATGLVATSQINHATPAAFGTHDESRNNYDQIADDYFDNLVDGEHAVDVLLGGGTDFFIRDDRDLTKEFKKDGYSYIDTRKKLLQDKNEQVLGLFAPVGLDKAIDRTEDQPSLAEMTMSALERLKKDEDGFFLMVEGSQIDWAGHDNDIVAAMSEMEDFEQAFAKAIDFAEQDGETLVVATADHSTGGLSVGRNGEYQWHPEVLQAAEKTPDYMAEQIAGGAEIETTLDEHIQFDLTDDEIEAVRAAFEEAKDQDEEDLILAVDAAIENIFDMRSGTGWTTEGHTGVDVPVYAFGPGAEHFSGHMDNTDNADNIFRLMGIEDKETGDQLADTASSHPTGILIGSILSILGAMLFIRKKTPEEHNS is encoded by the coding sequence GTGAAAAAGCGTAATCGAACAAAAAAATGGGTGGTTGCTTCGGTTTTAGCGGCTTTTGCTTATGGCACGACCATGACTCCTACATACAACGTAAGCGCTGAGGCAAACAAAGAGACGGAAGTGAAAAATGTGATTTTTATGATTGGAGACGGGATGGGGCCTGCTTACCAGACTGCATACCGCTACTTCAAGGATGATCCGGATACACAGCAAATGGAGGATACTTTTTTTGACCCGTATTTGACGGGCATGCAGACTACCTATTCTGCCGATGCCTATTTTGACGGTGGTGAAGAAGACGAAAAGGAAAATATTCCCGATTCAGCAGCCACAGCGACAGCAATGTCTTCCGGCGTAAAAACATACAATGGAGCGATTGCAGTCGATTTGGAAAAACACGACACCAAAACGGTCCTTGAGGCCGCCAAGCAACATGGAAAAGCGACCGGTCTGGTTGCTACTTCGCAAATCAACCATGCCACCCCTGCAGCATTCGGCACTCACGATGAATCACGTAACAATTATGATCAAATTGCGGATGATTATTTCGACAATCTCGTAGACGGGGAACATGCGGTGGATGTACTCCTGGGTGGAGGGACGGATTTCTTTATTCGTGATGATCGCGATTTGACCAAAGAATTCAAAAAAGACGGTTACAGCTACATCGACACGAGAAAAAAACTACTCCAGGACAAAAATGAACAAGTACTCGGATTATTTGCTCCTGTCGGACTCGACAAAGCGATTGATCGCACTGAGGATCAACCATCCTTGGCGGAAATGACCATGTCCGCTTTGGAGCGTCTTAAAAAGGATGAGGATGGCTTTTTCCTGATGGTGGAAGGAAGCCAGATCGACTGGGCCGGGCATGACAATGACATTGTTGCAGCCATGAGTGAAATGGAAGATTTTGAACAAGCCTTCGCTAAAGCGATAGATTTTGCCGAGCAAGACGGAGAAACACTGGTCGTGGCAACCGCCGACCATTCGACTGGCGGTTTATCTGTTGGACGTAATGGAGAGTATCAATGGCATCCGGAGGTTTTGCAAGCGGCAGAGAAAACCCCTGACTACATGGCCGAACAGATTGCCGGTGGCGCAGAAATCGAAACCACCTTGGATGAACATATCCAGTTTGATTTGACCGATGATGAAATTGAGGCGGTCCGGGCGGCTTTTGAAGAAGCGAAAGACCAAGACGAGGAAGACCTCATCCTGGCTGTCGATGCGGCAATCGAAAACATATTTGATATGCGTTCCGGAACTGGTTGGACGACCGAAGGGCATACTGGCGTGGACGTCCCTGTGTATGCGTTCGGACCGGGAGCTGAACATTTTTCCGGTCACATGGATAATACGGATAATGCAGATAACATTTTCCGTTTAATGGGGATAGAGGATAAAGAGACAGGCGACCAGCTTGCAGATACGGCTTCCAGCCATCCGACTGGCATCTTAATTGGTTCTATTCTCAGCATTTTAGGCGCCATGTTGTTTATCAGAAAGAAGACACCTGAAGAACATAACAGCTGA
- the gndA gene encoding NADP-dependent phosphogluconate dehydrogenase codes for MAKQQIGVIGLAVMGKNLALNIESRGYSVSVFNRSYEKTEDFLKNEAKGKNFVGSETIEEFVASLEKPRKILLMVKAGAATDATIESLKPHLDDGDILIDGGNTFFKDTIRRNKELAESGLHFIGTGVSGGEEGALKGPSIMPGGQKEAFDKVQPILEAIAAKVDGEPCTTYIGPDGAGHYVKMVHNGIEYGDMQLISEAYFILKHVLGLSAEELHEVFADWNKGELDSYLIEITADIFTKMDEETGKPLVDMILDTAGQKGTGKWTSQSALDLGVPLPIITESVFSRFISAMKEERVKASKVLSGPEMAKESFEGDKKELIEAVRKALYMSKICSYAQGFAQMRSASEEYDWNLRYGDIAMIFRGGCIIRAQFLQKIKEAYDREPGLTNLLLDPYFKDIVENYQSSLREVLAIAIKRGIPVPAFSSALAYYDSYRTEKLPANLLQAQRDYFGAHTYQRLDKDGIFHTEWMK; via the coding sequence ATGGCAAAGCAGCAAATAGGTGTCATTGGTTTAGCGGTAATGGGTAAAAACCTTGCATTGAATATAGAGAGCAGAGGTTATTCCGTTTCTGTTTTCAATCGTTCTTATGAGAAAACAGAGGACTTTTTAAAGAATGAAGCGAAAGGAAAGAACTTTGTTGGTTCTGAAACGATTGAAGAGTTTGTCGCTTCATTGGAAAAGCCAAGAAAAATATTATTGATGGTCAAAGCTGGTGCTGCCACCGACGCAACCATCGAGTCGTTGAAGCCGCATTTAGATGATGGGGATATTTTGATTGACGGTGGAAATACGTTCTTTAAGGATACGATTCGCAGAAATAAAGAACTGGCTGAATCCGGCCTTCATTTCATCGGTACCGGTGTTTCCGGCGGCGAAGAAGGCGCCTTAAAAGGCCCATCCATCATGCCGGGCGGACAGAAAGAAGCTTTTGATAAAGTGCAGCCAATTTTGGAGGCTATTGCGGCCAAAGTGGATGGTGAACCTTGTACGACATATATTGGACCGGACGGGGCCGGCCATTATGTGAAAATGGTCCATAATGGTATTGAATATGGTGACATGCAGTTAATCTCTGAAGCTTACTTTATTTTAAAGCATGTATTAGGACTAAGTGCGGAAGAGTTACATGAAGTGTTTGCGGATTGGAACAAAGGAGAACTGGACAGCTATCTGATCGAAATCACCGCAGACATCTTCACAAAAATGGATGAAGAAACCGGAAAACCACTTGTAGATATGATTCTTGATACTGCCGGTCAAAAGGGAACTGGTAAATGGACGAGTCAAAGTGCGCTTGATCTTGGCGTGCCACTTCCAATCATCACGGAAAGTGTTTTCTCCCGCTTTATCTCAGCGATGAAAGAAGAACGTGTCAAAGCAAGCAAAGTACTTAGCGGACCAGAAATGGCCAAAGAGTCCTTCGAGGGAGATAAGAAAGAATTGATCGAAGCAGTCCGTAAAGCCCTGTATATGAGTAAAATTTGCTCGTATGCCCAAGGGTTCGCACAAATGCGTTCCGCTTCTGAAGAATATGACTGGAATCTTCGCTACGGCGATATCGCGATGATTTTCCGCGGCGGCTGTATCATCCGCGCTCAATTCTTGCAAAAAATCAAAGAAGCGTATGACCGCGAGCCAGGTTTGACCAACCTGCTGCTTGATCCATATTTCAAGGATATTGTGGAAAATTATCAATCATCCTTGCGTGAAGTATTGGCAATCGCCATTAAGCGTGGAATCCCGGTACCGGCCTTCTCCAGTGCGTTGGCTTATTACGACAGTTATCGCACGGAAAAACTGCCGGCTAACCTGCTGCAAGCCCAACGTGATTACTTCGGCGCGCACACTTATCAACGTCTAGACAAAGATGGCATATTCCATACCGAATGGATGAAGTAG
- a CDS encoding alpha/beta hydrolase has product MALIECHFGSEVLSKNMSMKVILPQERRSDGEGHPTLYLLHGFSDNHTAWTRCTSLERYAEEKNLAVVMPAADNSYYADMRYGGNYWTFLTEELPKTARSLFPLSAKREDNFVAGQSMGGFGAMKWALNHPDRFAAAASLSGVTDMVYHLQNVRQENSDKSRYLSLVFGDEDISGTVDDLLYQLRRVDGSASEKPTLYQACGTEDFLYEHNRRFLHACKETSFELTTDFGPGDHEWQYWDQVIQRVLRWLPVK; this is encoded by the coding sequence ATGGCTCTGATTGAATGTCATTTTGGTTCAGAAGTGTTATCCAAAAATATGTCCATGAAGGTCATTTTACCGCAAGAAAGGCGTTCAGATGGTGAGGGGCATCCTACCCTGTATTTATTGCACGGTTTCAGCGATAACCATACAGCCTGGACGAGGTGCACGTCGCTGGAGCGCTATGCAGAAGAGAAGAACCTGGCTGTGGTGATGCCGGCGGCGGATAACAGCTATTATGCCGATATGAGATACGGAGGCAACTATTGGACATTTTTGACAGAGGAACTGCCGAAAACTGCCCGCTCCCTGTTTCCGCTCTCCGCGAAAAGGGAGGATAATTTTGTGGCTGGCCAGTCAATGGGTGGATTCGGTGCAATGAAATGGGCGCTCAATCATCCTGACCGCTTTGCGGCTGCAGCAAGCTTGTCCGGTGTGACCGATATGGTGTATCATTTGCAAAATGTGCGCCAGGAGAATTCCGACAAATCGAGGTATTTATCCTTGGTTTTTGGCGATGAGGATATTTCTGGAACGGTCGATGATTTGTTGTATCAGCTTAGGCGTGTGGACGGAAGCGCGTCAGAGAAACCCACACTTTATCAGGCCTGCGGCACGGAAGATTTTTTATATGAACATAATCGGCGTTTTTTACATGCTTGTAAAGAGACTTCATTTGAGTTGACGACAGATTTCGGCCCTGGCGATCATGAGTGGCAGTATTGGGATCAAGTGATTCAGCGGGTATTGCGCTGGCTGCCGGTAAAATAA